Proteins encoded in a region of the Sugiyamaella lignohabitans strain CBS 10342 chromosome B, complete sequence genome:
- the AIM45 gene encoding Aim45p (Putative ortholog of mammalian ETF-alpha; interacts with frataxin, Yfh1p; null mutant displays elevated frequency of mitochondrial genome loss; may have a role in oxidative stress response; ETF-alpha is an electron transfer flavoprotein complex subunit; GO_component: GO:0005759 - mitochondrial matrix [Evidence IEA]; GO_component: GO:0005739 - mitochondrion [Evidence IEA]; GO_component: GO:0005739 - mitochondrion [Evidence IDA] [PMID 11502169]; GO_component: GO:0005739 - mitochondrion [Evidence IDA] [PMID 14562095]; GO_component: GO:0005739 - mitochondrion [Evidence IDA] [PMID 14576278]; GO_component: GO:0005739 - mitochondrion [Evidence IDA] [PMID 16823961]; GO_component: GO:0005739 - mitochondrion [Evidence IDA] [PMID 17054397]; GO_function: GO:0009055 - electron carrier activity [Evidence IEA]; GO_function: GO:0050660 - flavin adenine dinucleotide binding [Evidence IEA]; GO_function: GO:0003674 - molecular_function [Evidence ND]; GO_process: GO:0008150 - biological_process [Evidence ND]; GO_process: GO:0055114 - oxidation-reduction process [Evidence IEA]): MLSASSLRRAAFSARSAGIIRSRLASTLAVIEHADSNVAAGSLSAISAAKELAGSDPVTAIIAGSNAAKVAESLGKVPGISKILVASNSAYDKGLPENLAQLLAENVKKNGFSHVVAASSAFGKNVIPRVGALLDVQPITDIIKIESEDTFVRPIYAGNAIATTKSNDQIKLVTIRTSAFAAAETEGGSGAAVEDAVDPNSESLSEWISEELTKSERPDLGVASKIVSGGRGLKDKENFDKVIYPFADAIGAAVGASRAAVDSGFADNSLQVGQTGKVVAPELYIAVGISGAIQHLAGMKDSKTIVAINKDPEAPIFQVADLGLVADLFEAVPELTTKLG, translated from the coding sequence ATGctttcagcttcatcatTAAGAAGGGCCGCATTCAGTGCCAGAAGTGCTGGTATCATCAGATCCAGATTGGCATCGACTTTGGCGGTTATTGAGCATGCCGACTCTAATGTGGCCGCTGGTTCTCTGAGTGCCATCTCGGCAGCCAAAGAGTTAGCAGGTTCTGACCCAGTGACTGCTATTATTGCTGGATCTAATGCTGCCAAGGTTGCCGAATCATTGGGAAAGGTTCCTGGCATTAGCAAGATTCTTGTTGCTAGCAACTCTGCTTACGACAAGGGATTACCAGAAAACTTGGCTCAATTATTGGCCGAGAACGTCAAAAAGAACGGATTTTCTCATGTTGTGGCTGCTAGCTCGGCATTTGGTAAAAATGTCATCCCTAGAGTTGGTGCTCTTTTGGATGTCCAACCCAttactgatatcatcaagaTTGAATCTGAAGACACTTTCGTCCGTCCCATTTATGCTGGCAATGCCATTGCTACTACCAAATCCAATGATCAAATCAAGCTAGTAACCATCAGAACTTCAGCAttcgctgctgctgaaactgaaggcggttctggtgccgctgTAGAGGATGCCGTCGATCCTAATTCCGAGTCTCTCTCTGAATGGATCTCTGAGGAATTGACCAAGAGTGAACGTCCTGATTTGGGTGTTGCATCCAAGATTGTTTCTGGAGGTAGAGGTCTTAAGGACAAGGAGAACTTTGACAAGGTTATTTATCCATTTGCTGATGCCATTGgcgctgctgttggtgcttCAAGAGCGGCTGTCGACTCTGGTTTTGCTGATAATTCTCTCCAAGTTGGTCAAACCGGTAAAGTCGTGGCTCCCGAGCTTTATATTGCCGTCGGTATCTCCGGTGCTATTCAACACTTGGCTGGTATGAAGGACTCGAAGACCATTGTGGCCATCAACAAGGACCCAGAGGCCCCCATTTTCCAGGTTGCTGATCTCGGTCTTGTTGCAGACCTCTTTGAGGCTGTTCCTGAGCTCACCACCAAGCTCGGTTAA
- the ARG8 gene encoding acetylornithine transaminase (Acetylornithine aminotransferase; catalyzes the fourth step in the biosynthesis of the arginine precursor ornithine; GO_component: GO:0005759 - mitochondrial matrix [Evidence IEA]; GO_component: GO:0005759 - mitochondrial matrix [Evidence IDA] [PMID 205532]; GO_component: GO:0005739 - mitochondrion [Evidence IEA]; GO_component: GO:0005739 - mitochondrion [Evidence IDA] [PMID 16823961]; GO_function: GO:0003992 - N2-acetyl-L-ornithine:2-oxoglutarate 5-aminotransferase activity [Evidence IEA]; GO_function: GO:0003992 - N2-acetyl-L-ornithine:2-oxoglutarate 5-aminotransferase activity [Evidence IDA] [PMID 2199330]; GO_function: GO:0003824 - catalytic activity [Evidence IEA]; GO_function: GO:0030170 - pyridoxal phosphate binding [Evidence IEA]; GO_function: GO:0008483 - transaminase activity [Evidence IEA,IEA]; GO_function: GO:0016740 - transferase activity [Evidence IEA]; GO_process: GO:0006526 - arginine biosynthetic process [Evidence IEA,IEA]; GO_process: GO:0006526 - arginine biosynthetic process [Evidence TAS] [PMID 12603335]; GO_process: GO:0006525 - arginine metabolic process [Evidence IEA]; GO_process: GO:0008652 - cellular amino acid biosynthetic process [Evidence IEA]; GO_process: GO:0006592 - ornithine biosynthetic process [Evidence TAS] [PMID 205532]), whose protein sequence is MLRTSRLSLIAQSLGKRAYSVEVNKSWTPYVVQTYSRPEVFLNKGKGSLLWDSEGKKYIDFTAGIAVTSLGHADDEIAEILKDQGSLLLHTSNLYYSDWMVKAAHDIIETTKRSGGMKDAHQVFFANSGTEANEAALKFARKWGNTRSHPRNGVVSFGGSFHGRTFGSLSATATPKYQEPFAPMVPGFKHGTINDTPALSSLITEDTCGVIVEPIQGEGGINSCSVEFLTALRRRCDEVDAVLIYDEIQCGLGRTGDFWAHQILPQEAHPDILTTAKSLGNGFPIGATIVSERIGNVLAKGDHGSTYGGNPLGARIACNTVARLSDAKFLEGVKERSKVFTDRFSQLQTKYPKLVTETRGRGLILGLQLTVDVAPIIDQLREKGLLVVSCGTNTLRFVPALNIPTELIEEGLDIIDATLSSQSQ, encoded by the coding sequence ATGCTTCGCACTTCCCGTCTGTCGTTAATAGCTCAATCTCTGGGCAAAAGAGCATACTCAGTCGAGGTCAACAAATCCTGGACTCCTTATGTAGTCCAGACTTATTCTCGTCCTGAAGTCTTTTTAAACAAGGGTAAAGGATCGTTGCTATGGGACTCGGAGGGAAAAAAGTATATTGATTTCACTGCTGGTATTGCAGTCACCTCTTTAGGGCATGCTGACGACGAGATTGCTGAGATTTTAAAAGATCAAGGCTCATTATTGCTCCACACTTCGAATTTGTATTATAGTGACTGGATGGTTAAGGCTGCTCATGATATCATTGAGACTACCAAGAGATCAGGTGGTATGAAAGATGCTCATCAAGTATTTTTTGCTAACAGTGGTACTGAAGCCAACGAAGCTGCCCTCAAGTTTGCCCGTAAATGGGGAAATACTCGTTCTCATCCTCGTAATGGGGTTGTCTCATTTGGTGGCTCTTTCCATGGTCGTACATTTGGATCTCTAAGTGCCACTGCCACCCCAAAATATCAGGAGCCTTTTGCTCCTATGGTGCCAGGATTCAAGCATGGCACGATCAATGATACTCCCGCCTTGTCGTCTTTGATCACTGAAGATACTTGTGGAGTAATTGTTGAGCCAATCCAGGGAGAAGGTGGTATCAACAGCTGCTCAGTTGAATTCTTGACTgctcttcgtcgtcgttgTGACGAAGTGGATGCTGTGCTCATCTACGACGAGATTCAATGTGGACTTGGTCGTACCGGTGACTTCTGGGCACACCAAATCTTACCCCAAGAGGCTCACCCAGACATCCTCACTACTGCTAAATCCCTTGGTAATGGTTTCCCTATCGGTGCCACTATCGTATCTGAGCGTATTGGTAACGTTCTTGCCAAGGGTGACCACGGAAGTACCTACGGTGGAAACCCATTGGGTGCTCGCATTGCTTGCAATACAGTTGCTCGTCTATCAGACGCCAAGTTCTTGGAGGGCGTCAAAGAGAGGTCAAAGGTATTCACCGACCGTTTCAGTCAGCTCCAAACCAAGTACCCTAAGCTTGTCACTGAAACCCGTGGCCGCGGTCTTATTCTCGGTTTACAACTAACCGTTGATGTTGCACCAATTATCGACCAACTTCGTGAGAAGGGACTTCTTGTGGTGTCTTGTGGAACCAACACTCTTCGTTTCGTACCTGCCCTTAATATCCCAACCGAGCTTATTGAAGAGGGACTCGATATTATCGATGCAACGCTCTCGAGCCAATCTCAATAA